A stretch of DNA from Cyprinus carpio isolate SPL01 chromosome A25, ASM1834038v1, whole genome shotgun sequence:
ATAGCTTCATGCAGAATCTTAGTTTATGTCAATTCGAACTGCTAGAGCCATAGATTTCCTATTTTTATTACTGAGTGGCTGGGTTTTGTAATTTTAGAAGGAAAAAGAACTTGTAATCATTTAGTTATGaaactaaaatgtacttttgtaaaaCTGCTTGGTTgtgtaaaattgaataaaaaaaaaaacaacagacattatctataaaaaaaaaaccaagcacaTTTGTTTACATGCATATGTATTGTTTTACATACATGTTCACATATGTTTTTGCAGAGTACTTAAATTTGTAGGTTTGAtaagttttataatatttgttatgcTTTATAAGATTTATTGTGTTTGACAACCAAAATGTTAAGTGAATGTTAAATGATAGGttataataattcaaaacaaaaatattttttctgatatacagtgccattcaaaagtttggggtcagttggattttattttatttttatttttgtaaagaaattaatacagtgaATGCAGTTCAGCacggatgcattaaatgaatcaaaagtaaccgtaaatttataattttccaaaagatttccaaatttttaataaatgctgttgttttgaattctccaaaagaaaaaaataattcagcaCAACTTTAAACATTGAtactaataatatgaaatgtttattgagcagcaaatcagcatattagtatgatttctgaaggatcatgtgacactgaagacaggaataatgatgctaaaaattcagctttgccatcacaggaataaataacattaaaatcaaaatatattaaaatagaaaactgtaaaaaatatgtatttttcgccaaataaatgcaaccttggtgagcataagagtcttctttcaaaaacaattaaatcttttaccaaccccaaacttttaaacagtactgtAGTGTAAAAGCTAAgaagcctttatttttaatttggctTGACACACAGGGACATTAAAAAAGCTGAAGAAGTCCCAACACACAGTCCCAAACCCATCACTAGCAACTATCCTGAGCCTTGGCGTGAAAGGCAGCAGACAAGAAAAAACAGTCGTTTCATTCTTTAAGACCCTTCCAAAAAACAAGGCTCTGCTTAAACATAATCATAATATCGTATATGGTGTATTTTCCTCTCTGAAGGAAACCTAATCCTCTTTTCCCTTTGCAGACTATGTTGGATTTGGGAGCTTCTCCAGACTATAAGGACCGGCAGAGCTTGACTCCACTCTACCATACAGTGACTGTAGGGGGAGACCCGAGCTGCTGCGAGGTCCTACTGCGTGCCCATGCCAGTGTGGGATGCCATGATGAGAACGGCTGGCATGAGATCCACCAGGTGCCACTGTCTTTCACATTATTAGCTGGAGACAGTCAATGAAAAAGCTTTCTCTTGGctaaaaatggtaatataattATGCATCAGTGGAGTGAATCTGTGGAAGTTGTTATAGAGCTGCAGTTTTATATGACAGCAGCTTTGTTCAATTAATGGACAGATGACAAGATCAAACTAGTTGAATGCATTATAAAGTCCGTCTGTTGTGACGGCGTACTGACATCTAGTGTTGCGACAGGTGGACTGCAGGATGCCAGTCAAATTGTTTCCGTGGTGTTTTTGATCACACTCTGCTGGGAAAACGGAAAAGCTGCATGTCTGGTTTACTTTTAGACACTTTGAAAAATATGAGATGGCAGCGTACTGAAGGCTTAATGGTGTTTTCATGTTTCAAAAGACTTTTGGATCTGTCATAGGCTGCTGTATGAATTTTAAGGCTTACAAAAGCTTTTCTTTCAGGACAAACTGTTACAAGATCTGTTTGCTCATTTTTCTCACTAAAATGTTATGCTGTGTGAAAGTAGTTGTTTCCAATTTGTACGGTAGGCTTGTCGATACGGCCACATCCAGCACCTGGAGCATCTCTTGTTCTACGGAGCTGACATGCATGTGGAAAATGCATCTGGGAATACGGCTCTTCATATCTGCGCTCTGTACAAACAGGTATGTACTTACACTGTACCTTTAATGATCCAAAGTCAGCTCCATTTAAACAGTCAATAAACAGAGGTTATTGGCATCATACAACAGAATACGCTGTCAATAGGAGAGTACATAAAAAAACGTTTTCTCTTTGTGGACCAATAACGTTTCGAGGGAAAAATCAATGGCCCCAGGGCCAGAGCTGAGATTGAGTGCAGCAGGGAAACTTTCTGAGAAACTTTAATCTTTGGGATTAAACTGGGATTTGGGATTTTGgggtttctttaaaacaaaacaaaacaacaaatgtgttttaatgcatgatAGAACTATGTTAACTGGAAAACCTGTTATTTTCATGATATTATGATGATTTGTATATAAAATCTGCAAGTATATATTAAATGTgacatgtttatgtatgtgtgtgtatatattaaatatcagttcaattattaaattaaattacattacattattaaattatgttttaaaaactgGGAACAGAATTTTAGGATTCTGCTCTATTTTGGggtcactataaaaaaaaacaagtactataataaaatacataatatacaattTTGGTAAAAATATATGCTGAAACAATGCCATGTTCATTTGTATAAATGCCAATGACCGATTGCCATGAATTACACTGGTCATTATTCCCCATTGTCTCCCATTCTATCCACGATAAAAGCTGGAACTGGAATGAGCTGGAACAATCATGACTATTAGCACCAACATTCAGTGTTTATGAATGGACAACGGCCCATTACGCTCACGACACTAAGCAGCCAGGCAGATAATCACCTTATGCTTCCTCTGTGGGAGATCTAGTCTGCTCCGTCGGCTCGGGGTCACAGCATGGGCGCCATTGTCTGCTGGAACTACACGCGCTAGCGTTATTCACTGTCGCTCTGTATATAACATCATATTCCTGCTGTGTCATAGGCCATATTGATCTCACATCTTTTGTGTCCTTCTAGTCTTATATATTCTCACTGAAAAAGTgagaaataaatgtagaattcaaTTTATTGTATTGTCTTAAAGTCTAATTTTAAAATTGAACAAACTGTACATCTGTCACTCACAGTctacatcaaattaaataaatattataaatatatagttatgtATTCTACGTATCACCTAGCGCTAATATATTGAACTGGAAAACGTATATAAACGTATAAtcaaaattttctaaaaaaaaaaaatatatggaagaaaagaagataatatataaagtatatatacatttatatacagtatatatacagttttttattttttaagtatatatcaaattttttaaataggatattttagtttatatttctaTCTTTATTACATAAAACCTTTCAGTAATATATacagttaaattattaaattaaacctgaaaacaaacagaattttaggattctaggtcactaatcaaataaataaaatgtgactaattaaaatttgtatatatttaaataaggaAACAAAAGCAATTTTAGGACTCTATTTTAGGAACATTAATTGATTTCTAggaataatcaataaaaaaaataaaaaataaaataaaataaaacttgtgttATTGACCATGACAACAAATTAAAGAAATTCATGTTGTCTTCTTTTATTGCTTTCCTAAGGATGATGCTGAATTTCTGATACCTTTAAACACGGCCTGGTCCACCCCTGCTCTTATGactagaaaataaagtttattttaagtttaagaaaATGGTCCTGCCAATGAGATGTTTCATTTATTGATTTGTGGAGGCTCTTGAGTTCACTGGTGGTCACATATGATGCCGTGCTCACCTGAGCCGACCAGTGGGGTCGTTATTTGAAGTGCTCGTCTGTAAAGTTGACACTTGACTAGCCTTTGGCGAAAGATGCTTAATTTGTCTCGTTCGTCAGTTCTGCTGCAGTCAAGGGCAGGTTCTCGAGCCTCGATTGTTTGTGATTAAACACTATTGCGCCTATCCGTCGCCATGTCAACGAGGAACCTGTAACCGGTGCCAAATGCAGGCCGGGGATATTTTCATGTGCGGGGAATAGAAGCAGCATCCTCACATGTGATTATGTCTCATATACAAGGGCTGGCAGCAGCTGTGAAACTAGTATTAGAAGGAAGGTAGGAGGAGAAGGCAATggaggtgtgtgtatatatgtgcgattgtgtgtgtgtgtcggtttACTGGTGAGGCATTCCGTGGGTGGGCTGTTGAATCCTGCTGGATATAGTGGGCTGGAGAGCTACAGAGCCCTGgatctctctcgctcactctttctctctctgtctttctgcttTTGGTTctcacatacacattcacacatgcacataGGCATTGCTGCAGAGACCCCCTCTCCTTTCTCTTTGGGTGTAGACTTTGCTGTAGCATCACACTTGAATTGGACTTCACAAAGCTGAGGGCGAAGTCTGTCACTTTTGGATCTGGGTGAGGCGGGATACCTTGTGACGTGTCTAATTTTGCTCTTACAAGGTGGAGAAACAAAGAGAGTAGAACGTTTTCTTGTAGAGTTGGATCACATTGAATGCATTTCTCTATCATCTGCTTTTCTTCTGAAGAAAAGTGTGCCAGGGTTCTTCTGGTTCGCGGAGCCAGCAAAGACGTCAAGAACTACCGAGGACAAACGCCCTTTCAGGTACATTAACGTGTTTCTTTGCTTGGCTActttttaataactgaaaaaatgtaaataagctTGCTCATGTAAGTTTAGTAAATTTTGTTGGTTTAGTGTAACCCTGAGCGCTAAATGAACTTGCGTTTGTTTGTTGTTCTGTCGCGCAGAGTTCTTAATTAATTAGAATGTCACACAAAAGCACAGGCATTATGTAAGACAGCACTCAAAGAACAATGAGCGTGAGGGtacttaatcattttattatatttgtttgcaTGGGTTTTTGGTATCTTCAGATAATTAGGAGTCAAATTTAAGAGAGGGGAAATAATGAACATCAAATCAGTTCTTGtagttttcttaaatgttttagttGAAATCAgcagctagtgttttttttttttttttctcgagaaAAATCTctggttattttgtttgtttacttaaagAGTTTCTTTCTCAAATGTCAGATTGTGACATTCAATAGCTTGTCTGACAGCAATGGACATGATC
This window harbors:
- the LOC122135571 gene encoding SH3 and multiple ankyrin repeat domains protein 3-like — protein: MEYIQHHQVDKVSNMLERGLDPNYHDPDTGETPLTLAAHLDNMVEIIVTLKNGGAHLDFRSRDGMTALHKAARAKNQIALKTMLDLGASPDYKDRQSLTPLYHTVTVGGDPSCCEVLLRAHASVGCHDENGWHEIHQACRYGHIQHLEHLLFYGADMHVENASGNTALHICALYKQVCTYTVPLMIQSQLHLNSQ